A window of the Mucilaginibacter sp. cycad4 genome harbors these coding sequences:
- a CDS encoding DUF5655 domain-containing protein, with product MSWTCPKCERELPKAEQRHYCARVSLDSLFKGRPAELVLVFDKILAEVADWESVLVGITPNCIVFTRRLTFLVIRPMKKELDIKFYSKVPHPEKPVLKSVASGNKFENHIRIALLDDLRPDLFTYLRESYQIL from the coding sequence ATGAGCTGGACCTGCCCGAAATGCGAACGGGAGCTGCCAAAAGCGGAGCAACGCCATTATTGTGCACGCGTTAGTCTCGACAGCTTATTCAAAGGCCGCCCCGCAGAACTGGTACTGGTGTTTGATAAAATTTTGGCGGAAGTGGCCGACTGGGAAAGCGTACTCGTTGGCATCACCCCCAACTGTATCGTTTTTACCCGTCGGCTCACCTTTCTGGTGATCCGGCCTATGAAAAAGGAACTGGACATTAAATTCTATTCAAAAGTACCGCACCCCGAAAAACCGGTGCTTAAAAGCGTTGCCTCGGGTAATAAATTCGAAAACCATATCCGTATTGCCCTGCTGGACGACCTGCGTCCGGATTTGTTTACTTACCTGCGGGAATCTTACCAGATATTATAA
- a CDS encoding xanthine dehydrogenase family protein molybdopterin-binding subunit, whose protein sequence is MNRRSFIQSGALLSGGLLISFTIPKANKLAALAETADLNVFAPNAFLNIGTDNSISVYLSHVEMGQGIWTTLPMLIADELDVDLKKISIKHGGANKAFNHLIYGAQITGGSSTTWSEFDRYRNAGATARTLLLQTAATRSGTAVESCKTEDGFVIAGNKRYTYGELANDAAKLPVPEKVPLRSPTDWKYIGKGSKRMDARVKTNGTAQFGMDIQFPGLLTAVVAHAPVFGGKVKSFEASKAKAVPGVREVVQIPTGVAVIADHFWAAKQGRKALQVSWDHGAGVQLNTSTQTAAYRKLAASDGLTVQKKGDVKTAFTKAVKTISAEYVFPYLAHAPMEPLNCTVKIENDSCEIWTGTQLPGGEQAAAAKILGFKPEQVKVNIPFLGGGFGRRATPACDFVSEAVHIAKASGKPVKMVWTREDDMKSGFYRPFYVHNVKIGVDKDGLPVAWNHNIAGQSIMADAAVLFGPPPAIDDTTVEGVKGSPYLDEIADHFVGLHTTKEVVPVLWYRSVGGTHTAFVMETLMDELAHNAGIDPVEYRRGLFKNHSRHLAALNLVAEKGNWNRTLSPGRFKGIAVHEAFGSVVAIIAEVSVEKGMTQVHQVDCAIECGLAVNPDGVKAQMESGIIFSISMAMYGELTFVNGELQQHNFYDYRITRMYEAPRINVYIVDSKEKMGGAGECAVPPTAPAVANAIFAATGKRIYNLPIVNNRLQKQA, encoded by the coding sequence ATGAACAGGCGTAGCTTTATACAATCAGGTGCATTACTGAGCGGCGGCTTGCTCATCTCATTTACTATTCCAAAGGCTAATAAGCTGGCTGCCCTTGCAGAAACGGCTGATTTAAATGTGTTTGCCCCGAATGCATTTTTAAATATAGGTACAGACAACAGTATTTCGGTATACCTGAGCCATGTGGAAATGGGGCAGGGGATCTGGACTACGTTGCCCATGCTTATTGCAGATGAGCTTGACGTGGATCTGAAAAAAATCAGCATTAAACATGGTGGCGCCAATAAAGCGTTTAATCACCTTATTTACGGCGCGCAAATTACCGGGGGCTCAAGTACAACCTGGTCTGAGTTTGACAGGTATCGTAATGCCGGCGCAACAGCGCGGACGCTCCTGCTTCAAACAGCCGCTACCCGTTCGGGTACTGCTGTCGAAAGCTGCAAAACAGAAGATGGTTTTGTTATTGCAGGGAACAAAAGATACACTTATGGTGAGTTGGCTAACGACGCCGCAAAGTTACCTGTACCTGAGAAGGTCCCGCTGCGTTCACCCACCGACTGGAAATACATAGGTAAGGGGAGCAAACGGATGGATGCCCGCGTGAAGACTAATGGTACTGCGCAATTTGGCATGGATATCCAGTTTCCCGGGTTACTTACTGCTGTCGTTGCTCATGCACCGGTTTTTGGCGGCAAAGTCAAATCGTTTGAGGCCAGTAAGGCGAAAGCAGTTCCAGGCGTAAGGGAGGTTGTTCAAATTCCGACGGGTGTGGCTGTCATTGCTGACCACTTTTGGGCGGCCAAACAGGGAAGGAAGGCCTTACAGGTAAGCTGGGACCATGGCGCCGGCGTGCAGTTAAATACCAGTACACAAACTGCGGCTTACCGGAAACTGGCTGCATCGGATGGGCTCACGGTTCAGAAAAAAGGCGATGTAAAAACGGCATTTACAAAAGCGGTAAAAACCATTTCGGCAGAATATGTTTTTCCCTACCTGGCCCATGCACCTATGGAACCGCTGAATTGCACCGTTAAGATTGAAAATGACAGCTGCGAGATATGGACAGGCACACAGTTGCCAGGCGGAGAGCAGGCCGCCGCCGCAAAAATTCTTGGATTTAAGCCAGAGCAGGTAAAAGTGAACATACCATTCCTTGGAGGAGGCTTCGGCAGGCGTGCAACACCTGCCTGTGATTTTGTTTCGGAAGCGGTTCATATTGCGAAAGCAAGCGGTAAGCCGGTAAAAATGGTATGGACGCGGGAAGATGATATGAAGAGCGGTTTTTACCGGCCTTTTTATGTTCATAATGTAAAGATCGGGGTCGACAAGGATGGCCTTCCGGTTGCATGGAACCATAATATTGCAGGTCAGTCAATCATGGCGGATGCGGCAGTGCTTTTTGGCCCGCCTCCGGCAATAGACGATACCACGGTGGAAGGTGTTAAAGGATCACCATACCTGGATGAGATAGCAGATCATTTTGTTGGCCTTCATACCACCAAAGAAGTAGTACCTGTTTTGTGGTACCGGTCTGTAGGTGGCACCCATACCGCATTTGTAATGGAAACGCTTATGGACGAGCTTGCACACAATGCAGGTATCGACCCGGTAGAGTACCGCCGCGGGCTATTCAAAAATCATTCAAGGCACCTGGCTGCGCTTAACCTAGTGGCTGAAAAAGGTAATTGGAACCGAACGTTATCTCCCGGGCGGTTTAAAGGCATCGCGGTGCATGAGGCTTTTGGCAGCGTTGTAGCGATTATAGCCGAAGTAAGCGTAGAAAAAGGAATGACGCAAGTACACCAGGTAGATTGTGCAATTGAGTGCGGCCTGGCCGTGAACCCCGACGGTGTAAAGGCCCAAATGGAAAGCGGGATCATTTTCAGTATCTCAATGGCAATGTACGGCGAGCTGACCTTCGTTAATGGAGAATTGCAGCAGCATAATTTTTATGATTACCGGATCACCCGGATGTACGAAGCACCCCGGATCAATGTTTATATTGTGGATAGCAAGGAAAAAATGGGAGGTGCCGGAGAATGTGCGGTTCCGCCTACAGCACCAGCCGTAGCTAATGCAATTTTTGCGGCGACCGGAAAACGGATTTACAATTTACCTATCGTTAACAACCGACTCCAGAAACAGGCATGA
- a CDS encoding helix-turn-helix domain-containing protein: protein MHSKVYYPVSSYINNDQRSIGINDTQDLHFGKIVERIVRRDHMGISEIARKLNVSRRTLYNWFNTKRLSFDIICQIGIVIEHDFSKEFPNEFALRFNSPNAEKDIETHEAKDAPLDAIYYWMDKYIKLLEKFNEALRNENTLKPD from the coding sequence ATGCACAGCAAAGTTTATTACCCTGTTAGCTCATATATCAATAATGATCAAAGATCTATTGGTATTAATGACACTCAAGATTTACATTTTGGTAAAATTGTAGAGCGAATTGTTAGACGTGACCATATGGGGATAAGTGAAATCGCCCGGAAACTCAATGTAAGCCGCAGAACCTTATACAATTGGTTCAACACGAAAAGGCTTAGCTTTGATATCATTTGTCAGATCGGAATTGTTATTGAACATGATTTTTCAAAGGAGTTTCCAAATGAATTTGCGTTGAGATTTAATTCTCCGAATGCCGAAAAGGATATCGAAACCCATGAGGCAAAAGATGCTCCGCTTGATGCCATATATTATTGGATGGACAAGTATATAAAGTTGCTTGAAAAATTCAACGAAGCATTGCGTAACGAAAACACACTAAAACCCGATTGA
- a CDS encoding MBOAT family O-acyltransferase, translated as MLFNSLGFGIFLVVVFVLYWFVLNRKLQQQNLLLLAASYFFYACWDWRFLLLLIFSTLLDYFTGLKMYQAKTQGLKTFWLWLSISVNLGFLGIFKYYNFFAASLAGLCASMGIHLSPFTLNVILPVGISFYTFHGLSYVIDVYKNRIKAERNFIDYSLFVSFFPLLVAGPIERATHLLPQVKTKREFNYQGAINGLRQILWGLFKKAVIADQCADYANMIFANSAHYPGSTLVLGAIFFAFQIYCDFSGYSDMALGIAKLFGFELLRNFAFPYFSRDMAEFWRRWHISLSSWFRDYLYIPLGGSKTGTWLKVRNTLIIFLVSGFWHGANWTFIIWGFLNALFILPSILLKTNRNHLEIAAKGKTIPTLIEFIQMMTTFLQVIFAWIFFRADSVTQAFKYIGRIFSRSLFSIPQLEVNKVQLLEVIMLIVCFIIVEWQGRENQYAIEKLTWLRKRGYRLTFYYTLVVVIFLFTGKEQQFIYFQF; from the coding sequence ATGCTTTTTAATTCCTTAGGGTTCGGAATATTTCTGGTTGTAGTTTTTGTGCTTTATTGGTTTGTACTTAACCGAAAACTGCAACAGCAAAATTTATTGCTGCTCGCTGCAAGCTATTTCTTTTACGCCTGCTGGGACTGGCGATTTCTTTTACTGTTAATCTTTTCCACCCTTTTAGATTATTTTACCGGGCTAAAAATGTACCAGGCAAAAACACAAGGCCTAAAAACCTTTTGGCTTTGGCTAAGTATATCTGTAAACCTGGGCTTTTTAGGCATTTTTAAATACTACAACTTCTTCGCCGCGTCGCTTGCTGGCCTATGTGCCAGCATGGGAATCCATTTAAGCCCGTTTACACTAAATGTAATATTGCCTGTTGGCATCTCTTTTTATACGTTTCACGGCCTATCATATGTAATTGATGTTTATAAAAACCGGATCAAAGCCGAACGGAATTTTATTGACTATTCACTGTTTGTAAGTTTTTTTCCGCTGCTGGTGGCCGGTCCAATTGAACGGGCCACACACCTTTTGCCCCAGGTAAAAACAAAAAGGGAATTTAACTACCAGGGGGCAATTAACGGCCTTAGGCAAATCCTATGGGGCCTGTTTAAAAAAGCTGTAATTGCCGATCAATGTGCCGACTATGCCAACATGATATTTGCAAACAGTGCGCATTATCCGGGCAGCACCCTGGTTTTAGGCGCCATATTTTTTGCGTTCCAAATCTATTGCGATTTTTCGGGATATTCAGACATGGCATTAGGCATAGCCAAACTTTTTGGATTTGAGCTGCTGAGAAACTTTGCATTCCCCTACTTTTCAAGGGATATGGCCGAGTTTTGGCGCAGATGGCATATCTCATTATCATCGTGGTTCAGAGATTACTTATACATACCCCTTGGGGGCAGCAAAACAGGCACCTGGCTCAAAGTACGAAACACGTTAATCATTTTTTTAGTTAGCGGCTTTTGGCATGGCGCAAACTGGACCTTCATCATCTGGGGTTTTTTAAATGCATTATTCATTCTCCCTTCTATCCTTTTAAAAACCAACAGAAACCACCTTGAAATTGCAGCCAAAGGCAAAACCATACCAACACTCATCGAATTCATACAAATGATGACTACATTTCTGCAGGTAATTTTTGCATGGATCTTTTTCAGGGCTGATAGTGTTACACAGGCGTTTAAATACATTGGCAGGATCTTTTCACGATCGCTTTTTTCCATACCTCAATTAGAGGTTAACAAGGTACAACTGCTTGAGGTGATCATGCTTATCGTATGTTTTATAATAGTTGAGTGGCAGGGGCGGGAAAACCAGTATGCCATTGAAAAGTTAACCTGGTTAAGGAAAAGAGGGTACAGATTGACCTTTTATTATACACTGGTTGTGGTGATTTTTTTATTTACAGGGAAAGAGCAGCAGTTTATTTACTTTCAATTTTAA
- a CDS encoding PQQ-dependent sugar dehydrogenase has product MTKPIRPLLVTGAIASLCFLLNISQSVAQSLPPVETQSPTADYKPAFPGQTRAPGAQTKTKLSVTVINHDLKQPFALRCLPDGRFLITEKGGTMRILKADGGLDRNIQGLPAVAVGGQGGLLDVNFDASFVKDRTLFWSYSEKVPEGFQLAVATGVLSSDYSRLENVKVIYHAKPAYNGHLQFGSRIVFDKQGNLFVSTGEHGDDEMRVKAQDLNTAIGKVLHITRDGKPVPGGPFAQKAGALPEIYAYGLRNPEGMTMNPNTGELWESEFGPRGGDEINIIRPGKNYGWPVITYGIEYRGVKVGEGIQQKEGMAQPVYYWNPSISPCGITFYTGNLIPEWKGDLFVGALGGSHIIRLIIKDNKIVAEERLLKDKGERWRSLVTGKDGALYGVTDNGNLYKIGKL; this is encoded by the coding sequence ATGACAAAACCAATCAGACCATTGTTAGTTACCGGCGCAATTGCCTCACTTTGCTTTCTTCTTAATATTTCCCAATCTGTTGCCCAATCGCTGCCGCCCGTTGAAACACAATCACCGACGGCCGACTACAAGCCTGCTTTCCCGGGTCAGACAAGGGCACCCGGCGCACAAACTAAAACCAAACTCAGTGTAACTGTGATCAATCATGACCTGAAGCAGCCCTTTGCTTTACGCTGCCTGCCCGACGGACGTTTTTTAATTACAGAAAAAGGCGGTACCATGCGGATATTAAAGGCTGACGGCGGTTTGGATAGGAATATTCAAGGTTTACCAGCAGTTGCCGTGGGTGGTCAGGGAGGTTTGTTAGATGTCAATTTTGACGCTTCTTTTGTAAAAGACCGGACGTTGTTTTGGTCATACTCCGAAAAGGTTCCTGAAGGATTCCAGTTGGCTGTTGCCACAGGTGTGCTTTCGTCTGATTATAGCAGGCTCGAAAATGTAAAGGTGATCTATCATGCTAAACCCGCCTATAATGGCCATCTGCAATTCGGCTCACGAATTGTTTTTGATAAACAGGGCAACCTTTTTGTAAGCACAGGTGAACATGGAGATGATGAAATGCGTGTCAAGGCCCAGGATCTGAACACTGCAATAGGAAAAGTATTACATATAACCCGTGACGGAAAACCTGTGCCCGGCGGACCATTTGCGCAAAAAGCCGGGGCCTTACCCGAAATTTATGCCTATGGTTTAAGAAACCCTGAAGGCATGACGATGAACCCCAATACAGGCGAATTATGGGAGTCGGAATTCGGTCCGCGCGGAGGTGATGAAATTAACATCATCCGGCCGGGAAAAAACTACGGCTGGCCGGTTATTACTTATGGCATTGAGTACCGGGGTGTAAAGGTTGGCGAAGGGATTCAGCAAAAAGAAGGCATGGCCCAACCCGTCTATTACTGGAACCCAAGTATTTCACCATGCGGTATAACCTTTTATACAGGCAACCTGATCCCCGAATGGAAAGGAGATTTATTTGTAGGCGCCTTAGGCGGATCGCATATCATCAGGCTAATTATCAAAGACAATAAGATTGTAGCAGAAGAACGCCTGCTGAAAGACAAGGGCGAACGCTGGCGTTCCCTTGTCACCGGCAAAGATGGCGCATTATATGGTGTTACGGATAACGGCAATCTTTACAAAATAGGTAAGCTTTAA
- a CDS encoding ATP-binding protein encodes MKISRYFRDRYNQILAREPEMLTKARIRILAQAIIAFIFLFGFLFIYSLVAGWGILINTRLGIFLSIFIATLALFLFKQPWTRAGHVFLACFTILIWSGALLSRQGVTLVTIQYTLLIITGGYYILGARWGLIYSLANLIPVIALVITEHLFNYRFPSQQLTTKPYAFVFVLVFNFILLVFIHYNFFRAFKRTNRTERRLKADLQLALTAAQELAAAKTNFLSTMSHELRTPLNAVIGMSNILAMENKQPEQKENLDILRFSAENLMAIINDILDFNKIDAGQVQLEQNDFRLDDLLKNVYGAFRSKAIAKSLDFSYLPDPQLHGVTVSGDQSRLTQVLFNLVENALRYTPSGYIRLQTRVSLKTEEGIRVLFRVEDSGIGIPQDKQEHIFDPFVQVSAKTSRQYHGAGLGLTIVSRLVALHGGVLIFASEEGKGSTFSFGLSFPIVYPEPVPVSGVSGDDRGIDTLRVLIAEDNEVNVLVMKKILKNWNIQPDVAVNGQEAVDACRQKVYDVVLMDINMPVMDGFEAAKLIKESTPPGKVPVRIIAVTASVDAAAEQLGGYRYLDDYMLKPFRPESLKEKLLLAC; translated from the coding sequence ATGAAAATCAGCCGATATTTCCGCGACAGGTATAACCAGATCCTTGCCCGGGAACCTGAAATGCTTACCAAAGCCCGGATACGCATCCTTGCGCAGGCTATAATAGCGTTCATTTTTTTATTCGGTTTCCTGTTTATTTACAGTTTAGTAGCAGGCTGGGGGATTTTAATCAACACAAGATTGGGCATATTCCTGTCGATTTTTATCGCCACACTTGCACTTTTCTTATTTAAACAGCCCTGGACGCGGGCCGGGCACGTTTTCCTGGCCTGTTTCACCATCCTGATCTGGTCAGGGGCCCTGTTATCCCGGCAGGGGGTAACCCTCGTAACCATTCAGTATACCCTGCTGATTATTACCGGCGGTTATTATATCCTCGGCGCCCGTTGGGGCCTGATCTATTCCCTGGCTAACCTGATCCCCGTTATCGCCCTGGTAATCACGGAGCATCTGTTTAACTATCGCTTCCCCAGCCAGCAGTTAACTACAAAGCCTTATGCTTTCGTTTTTGTCCTGGTGTTCAATTTTATCCTGCTGGTTTTTATCCACTACAATTTTTTTAGGGCATTTAAAAGAACCAACCGGACAGAGCGGCGACTCAAAGCCGACTTGCAGTTAGCGTTGACAGCTGCCCAGGAGCTGGCCGCGGCGAAAACCAATTTCCTGTCCACAATGTCTCACGAGCTTCGTACACCGCTGAACGCGGTAATTGGGATGTCTAATATCCTGGCGATGGAAAATAAGCAGCCTGAACAGAAGGAAAACCTGGACATTCTGCGTTTTTCGGCGGAGAACCTGATGGCTATTATCAATGATATCCTGGATTTTAATAAAATAGATGCAGGCCAGGTACAATTGGAGCAAAACGATTTCCGACTTGACGATCTCCTGAAAAATGTATATGGCGCATTCCGCTCAAAAGCCATAGCTAAAAGCCTTGACTTTTCCTATCTTCCCGACCCGCAACTGCATGGAGTAACTGTAAGCGGCGATCAGAGCCGTCTGACCCAGGTACTATTCAATCTGGTCGAAAATGCGCTCCGTTACACTCCCTCCGGTTATATACGTTTGCAAACCCGGGTGAGCTTAAAAACGGAAGAGGGGATCCGGGTACTATTCCGGGTAGAAGATAGTGGCATCGGTATTCCGCAGGATAAACAAGAGCATATCTTTGACCCGTTTGTGCAGGTATCCGCCAAAACGAGCCGGCAATACCATGGTGCCGGATTGGGGCTGACCATTGTAAGCCGGTTGGTGGCACTGCATGGTGGAGTGCTCATTTTTGCCAGTGAAGAGGGAAAGGGGAGTACCTTCAGCTTCGGGCTCAGCTTTCCGATCGTTTATCCCGAACCCGTTCCGGTTTCCGGGGTTTCCGGGGATGACAGGGGAATAGATACCCTACGTGTGCTCATTGCCGAAGATAATGAGGTTAATGTATTGGTAATGAAAAAGATATTAAAGAACTGGAATATTCAGCCGGATGTAGCAGTTAATGGCCAGGAAGCAGTTGATGCATGCCGGCAAAAGGTGTATGACGTGGTACTGATGGATATCAATATGCCGGTAATGGACGGGTTTGAGGCAGCTAAACTCATCAAGGAATCAACACCTCCGGGCAAAGTACCGGTGCGGATCATCGCAGTAACGGCTTCTGTCGATGCAGCTGCAGAGCAACTCGGCGGATATCGTTACCTGGATGATTACATGCTCAAACCGTTCCGCCCGGAAAGCTTAAAAGAAAAACTACTGCTCGCCTGTTAA
- a CDS encoding PAS domain-containing protein, with protein MGKTDDYYFLRGNPMSFDPNSDFFEIAFNVTEHTEAMLAYWDKNLICRYANKATADWFGITPEHMINKSHLSEILGTLFEVQLPYINGVLGGKIQVFDQVIHLYTGKAKNVRVTYHPNYIEGEIKGFYAHMADISPLNNKPADNGTGVEKLPEFVTQNDQLLENVAKTLNDNLFIGFPSISALSKKHFVSESKLKRDFKQSFGRTIFSYYRYLQMEIADRYIREKRCNKNQMAVMLNFSNPSNFSACYHKYLEEKSADGEIIETQKENNTHNKMLVEQAPIAIAMFNNQMQFIAASKKWIAEYKLENTNFIGKSIYEVLPATKKKCEKLHNHCLKGNIYQCDGLLLKKNDGTRCWLKWNIHPWFTTTGETGGLFIHTEDISKIKAIEKENKQAEKLLKRAATLSKIGMWTRDLLTHTMQWDNVIKSILEVPEYFVPDIKAVWKLFKQGKSQRLSKKALKDALKYGSSFDIEVDMITAKGNSRKIRIIGYPEFQNNKCKKLSGILLDITPLSPFKTAHFLSD; from the coding sequence ATGGGTAAAACTGATGATTATTATTTTTTAAGAGGAAATCCAATGTCCTTTGATCCGAATTCTGATTTTTTTGAGATAGCGTTCAACGTGACGGAGCACACAGAAGCTATGCTGGCTTATTGGGATAAAAACCTGATTTGCAGGTATGCCAATAAAGCTACGGCGGATTGGTTTGGGATAACACCCGAACATATGATTAATAAATCACATCTTTCGGAAATTTTAGGAACATTATTTGAAGTGCAGCTTCCCTATATTAATGGTGTATTAGGGGGTAAAATACAGGTTTTTGACCAGGTAATCCATTTGTATACGGGCAAAGCTAAAAATGTGCGGGTTACTTATCACCCTAACTATATTGAAGGTGAAATAAAGGGGTTTTATGCACATATGGCAGACATCAGCCCGCTAAATAACAAACCTGCTGATAATGGAACAGGCGTAGAAAAACTGCCGGAGTTTGTAACTCAAAACGACCAGCTCCTTGAAAATGTTGCTAAAACATTAAATGATAACCTGTTTATCGGGTTTCCGAGTATCTCTGCCCTTTCAAAAAAACATTTTGTATCGGAGTCAAAATTAAAAAGGGATTTTAAGCAAAGTTTCGGGAGAACAATTTTTTCCTATTACCGGTATTTGCAAATGGAAATTGCAGACAGGTATATCAGAGAGAAGCGTTGCAATAAAAACCAAATGGCAGTAATGCTTAATTTTTCCAATCCATCAAATTTTTCGGCATGCTATCATAAATATTTAGAAGAAAAATCCGCTGATGGTGAAATCATCGAAACGCAAAAAGAAAATAACACACATAATAAAATGCTTGTTGAACAGGCTCCCATTGCTATTGCCATGTTCAATAACCAAATGCAATTTATTGCTGCTTCAAAAAAGTGGATTGCCGAATACAAGCTCGAAAACACTAATTTTATCGGAAAAAGTATATATGAAGTTTTGCCCGCTACAAAAAAGAAGTGTGAAAAGCTCCATAATCATTGCTTAAAAGGTAATATATATCAATGTGATGGCCTGCTTTTAAAAAAGAATGACGGTACACGCTGCTGGCTCAAGTGGAATATTCATCCCTGGTTTACAACTACGGGAGAAACAGGCGGGCTATTTATCCATACCGAAGACATTTCTAAAATTAAAGCCATAGAGAAAGAAAACAAACAGGCAGAGAAGCTCCTGAAGAGAGCTGCTACCCTGTCAAAAATTGGCATGTGGACAAGGGATCTGCTTACCCATACAATGCAATGGGATAACGTTATAAAAAGCATCCTTGAAGTACCTGAGTATTTCGTACCGGATATAAAAGCCGTATGGAAACTTTTTAAGCAAGGCAAAAGCCAAAGGCTCAGTAAAAAAGCTTTAAAAGATGCATTAAAATACGGAAGCTCGTTTGATATTGAAGTTGATATGATAACGGCAAAAGGTAATTCAAGAAAGATAAGAATTATTGGTTATCCTGAATTTCAAAATAATAAGTGTAAAAAGCTATCAGGAATACTTTTAGATATTACCCCTCTTTCGCCGTTTAAAACAGCCCATTTTTTATCAGATTGA
- a CDS encoding (2Fe-2S)-binding protein has translation MIAITINGKQREVAADPDMPLLWVIRDLLGLTGTKFGCGVAQCGACTVHLNGEAVRSCVTKVSRAAGQQVTTIEGLSELNDHPLQIAWAEFDVPQCGYCQSGQLMSAAVLLRENPNPTDQDIDDAMSGNICRCGTYPRIRSAIHKAAELQREGAKS, from the coding sequence ATGATAGCGATAACAATCAATGGGAAACAGCGGGAGGTTGCCGCTGACCCGGACATGCCTTTACTGTGGGTTATTCGTGATCTTTTAGGCCTTACCGGCACCAAATTCGGTTGTGGCGTGGCGCAGTGCGGGGCATGTACTGTACACCTGAATGGCGAAGCTGTACGGTCATGCGTAACAAAGGTGAGCCGCGCGGCAGGGCAGCAGGTCACTACAATTGAAGGGCTCTCTGAATTAAATGACCACCCTTTGCAAATTGCCTGGGCCGAGTTCGATGTTCCGCAATGCGGTTACTGCCAGTCGGGCCAACTTATGTCTGCGGCTGTTTTGCTGCGGGAAAATCCCAATCCAACAGATCAGGATATTGACGATGCGATGTCGGGTAATATTTGCCGTTGCGGTACTTATCCCCGCATCCGGTCGGCTATACACAAAGCGGCAGAATTGCAGCGGGAAGGAGCAAAATCATGA